A genomic stretch from Deinococcus multiflagellatus includes:
- a CDS encoding mechanosensitive ion channel family protein codes for MLAELSIQFTKPQVWLGLALTALAAYAIYRFGRTLIRALEPHVPTSLRPVLRVAWGLGVAVGWLAVATFVAYLPSVPVLFELGREITSGFRHTAGQLLVVLALALIAWNLIGALTGRIVPDEEFNRRTVRVQTLKGVVESTLRVVVVIIGLIAALQALGVNATSLLAGVSVLGLAVGFGAQSLIKDVFNGFFILLEDQYGVGDVITVNTGLITGTVERLNLRVTALRALDGTVHIVPNGQIQTVSVSSKDWSRVVATVDVTYNANIDDALRVLEAVSTELYESEEWKGFFLDAPEVQGVTQLAPDGVTLRALFKVQPKSQYAIGREFNRRIKIAMDEAGIEIPFPQRSLNFGGAPIEIKLTREDLRADSRGGQDRTHAPVKPAETRDPEEGEGMNT; via the coding sequence ATGCTGGCTGAACTGAGCATTCAATTCACGAAACCCCAGGTCTGGCTGGGCCTCGCGCTGACGGCGCTGGCCGCTTACGCCATCTACCGCTTTGGCCGTACGCTGATCCGCGCTCTGGAGCCGCACGTGCCGACCTCGCTGCGCCCGGTGCTGCGGGTCGCGTGGGGGCTGGGGGTCGCCGTGGGGTGGCTGGCGGTGGCCACCTTTGTGGCGTACCTGCCCAGTGTGCCGGTGCTGTTCGAGCTGGGCCGCGAGATCACCAGCGGGTTTCGCCACACCGCCGGGCAGCTGCTCGTGGTGCTGGCCCTGGCCCTGATTGCCTGGAACCTGATCGGGGCGCTGACCGGCCGCATCGTGCCCGACGAGGAATTCAACCGCCGCACGGTGCGCGTGCAGACCCTCAAGGGCGTGGTGGAGAGCACCTTGCGGGTGGTGGTGGTGATCATTGGCCTGATTGCCGCCCTCCAGGCGCTGGGCGTGAACGCCACCAGCTTGCTGGCCGGGGTCTCGGTGCTGGGGCTGGCGGTAGGCTTTGGGGCCCAGAGCCTGATCAAGGACGTGTTCAACGGCTTTTTTATCCTGCTGGAAGACCAGTACGGCGTGGGCGACGTGATCACGGTCAACACCGGGCTGATTACCGGCACGGTGGAGCGCCTGAACCTGCGCGTGACCGCCCTGCGCGCCCTGGACGGCACGGTGCACATCGTGCCCAACGGCCAGATTCAGACCGTCAGCGTGAGCAGCAAGGACTGGTCGCGGGTGGTGGCCACCGTGGACGTGACCTACAACGCCAATATTGACGACGCCCTGCGCGTGCTGGAAGCGGTCAGCACCGAGTTGTACGAGTCTGAAGAGTGGAAGGGCTTCTTTCTGGACGCCCCGGAGGTGCAGGGCGTCACGCAACTGGCGCCCGACGGCGTGACCCTGCGCGCGCTGTTCAAGGTGCAGCCCAAGAGCCAGTACGCCATTGGCCGCGAGTTCAACCGCCGGATCAAGATCGCCATGGACGAGGCGGGCATTGAGATTCCTTTCCCGCAGCGCAGCCTGAATTTTGGCGGCGCCCCCATTGAAATCAAGCTGACCCGTGAGGACCTGCGCGCCGACAGCCGAGGTGGCCAGGACCGTACTCACGCCCCCGTCAAGCCCGCCGAGACCCGCGACCCGGAAGAGGGGGAGGGCATGAACACCTGA
- the plsX gene encoding phosphate acyltransferase PlsX, protein MTAKPHAARLPVALDAMGGDHGPAPLVEGAVQAARAGVSVLLVGDRVKLHAELGKHAGSANLPLEVVEASDVIGMDEHASDVRRRTGASINVATRLVKEGRACAAVSMGHSGATMASALLTLGRVRGVERPAILTHLPARGGFTTLLDVGANADVKASYYAQWAQLATVYLRVVEGREAPTVGLLSIGEEDHKGSALVLEAHALLKALHGQGIHFHGNVEGRDIFLNTTDIVVTDGFTGNVVLKLAEGEAKVLFGWVREALTSTVKAKLGALLVRGALRGLAERMDPSTYGASLLIGVRGLAFIGHGSADARAVKNALLRAERAHEADLIARLDAAMAQVTPA, encoded by the coding sequence ATGACCGCTAAGCCGCACGCCGCGCGCCTGCCGGTGGCGCTGGACGCGATGGGCGGCGACCACGGCCCCGCCCCGCTGGTGGAGGGCGCGGTGCAGGCGGCGCGCGCCGGGGTGAGCGTGCTGCTGGTCGGTGACCGCGTGAAACTGCACGCCGAGCTGGGCAAGCATGCTGGCAGCGCCAACCTGCCGCTGGAGGTTGTGGAAGCGAGCGACGTGATCGGCATGGACGAGCACGCCAGCGATGTGCGGCGCCGCACCGGGGCCAGCATCAACGTGGCCACCCGGCTGGTCAAGGAAGGCCGGGCCTGCGCGGCGGTCAGCATGGGGCACAGCGGCGCCACGATGGCCTCGGCGCTGCTGACCCTGGGGCGGGTGCGCGGCGTGGAGCGCCCCGCCATCCTCACCCATTTGCCGGCCAGGGGCGGCTTTACCACCCTGCTGGACGTGGGCGCCAACGCCGACGTGAAAGCCAGTTACTACGCGCAGTGGGCGCAACTGGCCACTGTGTACCTGCGGGTGGTGGAGGGCCGCGAGGCGCCCACGGTGGGCCTGCTGTCCATTGGCGAGGAAGACCACAAGGGCAGCGCGCTGGTGCTCGAAGCGCACGCGCTCCTGAAGGCCTTGCACGGCCAGGGCATTCACTTTCACGGCAACGTGGAGGGCCGCGACATCTTCCTGAACACCACCGACATCGTGGTGACCGACGGCTTTACCGGCAACGTGGTGCTAAAACTGGCCGAGGGCGAAGCCAAGGTGCTGTTCGGCTGGGTGCGCGAGGCCCTGACGAGCACCGTAAAGGCCAAGCTGGGCGCCCTGCTGGTGCGCGGGGCCCTGCGCGGTCTGGCCGAGCGCATGGACCCCAGCACCTACGGCGCCAGCCTGCTGATCGGCGTGCGCGGCCTGGCCTTTATCGGCCACGGCAGCGCCGATGCCCGCGCCGTGAAAAACGCCCTGCTGCGGGCCGAACGCGCCCATGAGGCCGACCTGATTGCCCGCCTGGACGCGGCCATGGCGCAGGTGACCCCCGCCTGA